The proteins below are encoded in one region of Hordeum vulgare subsp. vulgare chromosome 3H, MorexV3_pseudomolecules_assembly, whole genome shotgun sequence:
- the LOC123444067 gene encoding putative receptor protein kinase ZmPK1: MNTFLFLIILPLLTALPCSYSQSTLSTGSSLSVEEHRQTFLTSPNDDFSCGFHEVGENAFTFSIWFSTTMEKTVVWSANPRSFVNGHGSMVSLNHNGNLVLTDVNGTVTWESKTSSGKGTVASLLDTGNLVIKGSTGAILWESFSSPTDTLLPLQNFTKNTRLVSSYYSLYFDNDNVLRLMYDSPEISSIYWPSADYTVRQNGRTSYNSSRIAVLDTEGFFLSSDGLNVKASDWGNGVKRRLTIGSDGNLRMYSLNVSNGSWIVSWQAIAKLCDVHGLCGKNGICEFLPSFRCSCPPGYEMTDPQNWNKGCKPQFSKSCSKAEEYDFIKLPQTDFYGFDLTNNVSSLEECKKTCLNICSCSALTYKVGYGLCYTKAVLFNGYSSPNFPGDNYIKLPKNMSISRQSRLTCNPDIPVIVQGSASMYGMDDVNKSYTIYYVFAAILGALVLLFIGTSWSFLYSKQNIPKSMEEGYRTVMSQFRMFIYRELREATGKFKEEIGRGGSGIVYRGVLEDKRVVAVKNLTSVSHSEEEFWAEMNIIGRINHMNLVRMWGFCSEGQHKLLVYEYVENESLDKFIFGNLSAERLLAWSQRFKIALGTARGLAYLHHECLEWVIHCDIKPENILLTRDFEAKIADFGLAKLSKRDSSSFNLTHMRGTMGYMAPEWALNLPIDAKVDVYSYGVVLLEIVTGNRISSGITVDGKEVEFIQFVHAVKELLGSGDVKVIADARLNGHFNPEQVAVMMKLALSCLEERNSRPTMNEIVKALLACDDEDNHPAYSR; encoded by the coding sequence ATGAACACATTCCTCTTCCTTATCATTCTTCCATTGCTCACCGCTCTGCCATGCTCATATTCTCAGTCGACGCTAAGCACTGGCTCATCCTTATCTGTAGAAGAGCATAGGCAGACCTTCCTTACCTCACCAAATGATGATTTCTCTTGCGGCTTCCATGAAGTTGGAGAGAATGCATTCACCTTCTCTATCTGGTTCAGCACCACCATGGAAAAGACTGTTGTATGGTCTGCAAACCCCAGGTCCTTCGTGAATGGCCATGGTTCCATGGTGTCTCTGAACCATAATGGAAACTTGGTCCTCACTGATGTTAATGGCACCGTAACTTGGGAGAGCAAGACAAGCTCTGGCAAGGGCACGGTGGCTTCTCTTCTTGACACTGGCAACCTCGTAATCAAAGGCTCCACTGGTGCAATTTTGTGGGAAAGCTTCTCTTCACCAACAGATACATTGCTGCCTTTGCAGAATTTCACAAAAAATACAAGGCTGGTCTCCAGTTATTACAGCCTTTATTTTGACAATGACAATGTGCTACGCCTCATGTATGACAGTCCAGAAATATCAAGTATCTATTGGCCAAGTGCAGACTACACAGTGCGTCAAAATGGGCGGACTAGCTACAACAGCTCTAGGATTGCAGTCCTCGACACTGAAGGATTTTTCCTCTCAAGTGATGGGCTGAATGTCAAGGCTTCTGATTGGGGTAATGGAGTCAAGAGAAGGCTGACAATTGGTTCTGATGGAAACCTCAGAATGTACAGTCTGAATGTGTCAAATGGGAGTTGGATAGTATCATGGCAGGCTATAGCAAAACTGTGTGATGTGCATGGGCTGTGTGGAAAAAATGGGATATGTGAATTCTTGCCAAGTTTCAGGTGTTCATGTCCCCCAGGATATGAGATGACCGATCCGCAAAACTGGAACAAAGGTTGCAAGCCACAATTCAGTAAAAGCTGCAGCAAAGCAGAAGAGTAtgacttcatcaagctcccacaaACCGACTTTTAtggctttgatctgaccaataatGTGTCCTCACTTGAAGAATGTAAAAAGACATGCTTGAACATTTGCTCCTGCTCAGCTCTCACGTACAAGGTGGGATATGGACTTTGCTACACCAAAGCTGTACTCTTCAATGGTTACAGCTCCCCAAATTTTCCTGGCGACAACTATATCAAACTACCCAAGAATATGAGCATCTCCAGACAATCTCGTCTTACATGCAATCCGGATATTCCAGTGATTGTACAAGGATCGGCAAGTATGTATGGAATGGATGATGTCAACAAGAGTTATACAATTTATTATGTGTTTGCAGCAATACTGGGAGCTCTAGTCTTGCTCTTTATCGGTACAAGCTGGTCGTTTCTTTACAGCAAGCAAAACATACCTAAGTCAATGGAAGAAGGCTATAGGACTGTAATGAGCCAGTTCAGGATGTTCATCTATAGGGAATTAAGGGAAGCGACTGGAAAGTTCAAGGAAGAGATTGGAAGAGGGGGCTCTGGAATTGTTTACAGAGGCGTACTTGAAGATAAGAGAGTTGTGGCAGTGAAGAACTTAACTAGCGTTTCACATAGTGAGGAGGAATTCTGGGCAGAAATGAATATAATCGGAAGGATCAACCATATGAATTTAGTACGGATGTGGGGTTTTTGCTCTGAGGGTCAACACAAACTGCTGGTGTACGAGTATGTGGAGAATGAATCACTTGACAAGTTTATATTTGGTAATCTAAGTGCTGAGAGATTACTGGCATGGAGCCAACGATTCAAAATAGCACTAGGAACAGCAAGAGGCTTGGCGTACCTCCATCATGAGTGCCTTGAGTGGGTAATCCATTGTGATATAAAGCCAGAGAACATACTCCTGACCCGAGACTTCGAAGCAAAGATAGCAGACTTCGGACTAGCCAAACTCTCAAAGAGAGACAGTTCCAGTTTCAATCTCACCCACATGAGAGGAACAATGGGCTACATGGCGCCAGAGTGGGCACTGAATTTGCCGATCGATGCAAAGGTTGAtgtatacagttatggggttgtaCTTCTCGAAATTGTGACTGGAAATAGGATCTCAAGTGGGATTACAGTGGATGGGAAAGAGGTGGAGTTTATACAGTTTGTGCATGCAGTTAAAGAATTGCTGGGGAGTGGAGATGTCAAGGTTATAGCTGATGCTAGACTGAATGGCCATTTCAATCCTGAGCAAGTGGCGGTAATGATGAAATTGGCTCTATCTTGTCTCGAAGAAAGAAACAGCAGACCTACAATGAATGAAATTGTAAAAGCTCTACTGGCATGTGATGACGAAGACAATCACCCAGCCTACTCACGGTGA